A stretch of the Vidua chalybeata isolate OUT-0048 chromosome Z, bVidCha1 merged haplotype, whole genome shotgun sequence genome encodes the following:
- the TMEM167A gene encoding protein kish-A, with protein MSAIFNFQSLLTVILLLICTCAYIRSLAPSLLDKNKSGLLGIFWKCARIGERKSPYVAVCCVVMAFSILFMQ; from the exons TCTGCCATCTTCAACTTCCAGAGTCTGCTGACTGTGATCCTGCTGCTCATATGTACCTGTGCCTACATCAGATCCTTGGCTCCCAGCTTACTGGACAAAAATAAATCCGG ACTGTTGGGGATATTCTGGAAATGCGCCAGGAttg gtGAGCGCAAGAGCCCCTACGTGGCCGTGTGCTGTGTGGTGATGGCCTTCAGCATCCTGTTCATGCAGTAG